A stretch of Andreesenia angusta DNA encodes these proteins:
- a CDS encoding B12-binding domain-containing radical SAM protein produces MKVLMVAYDNDSFLTWFPQGLAYLAKACLNAGHDVEIYQQDIYHYPDSHLTEKLDRDQYDIVIVSVIGGYYQYRKLISLSEAINKSVNRENFKYLIGGHGPAADPEYFLRKTSADFVGIGEGEITIVELLNTIQKGLDFRAVDGIAFMKNGNYIKTNPRELVKNIDEIDYPAWDLFNIDHYSLLRMPGIENKERSFPVLSGRGCTFECNFCYRMDKGFRPRSAKSIIDEINILKERYAISYIIFSDELLMSSKERTRELCEAFIEHNVEVKWECNGRLNYADEEILRLMKKAGCVFINYGIESLDNDTLKVMNKALTKEVITRGIENTLKVGISPGFNIIYGNINEPLEAIDEAVEFLFKYDDHAQLRTIRPVTPYPGTPLFEYAIEKGYLKDIEDFYENKHTNSDLLSINFTKYSDEEVYDKLNWANKKLIDKYIDNQKTSMMKVCDDLYRNKNSEFRGFRQT; encoded by the coding sequence ATGAAAGTACTAATGGTTGCATATGATAATGATTCATTTCTAACTTGGTTTCCCCAAGGCTTAGCATACCTTGCTAAAGCATGCTTAAACGCAGGACATGATGTTGAAATATACCAACAAGACATATACCACTATCCAGATAGTCACTTGACAGAAAAGCTAGATAGAGATCAGTATGATATTGTCATAGTAAGCGTTATAGGAGGCTACTATCAGTATAGAAAACTAATAAGCCTTTCAGAGGCTATAAATAAGTCTGTCAATAGAGAAAACTTTAAATATTTGATAGGAGGACATGGCCCGGCAGCTGATCCAGAATACTTCTTAAGAAAGACTTCAGCGGACTTTGTTGGAATTGGAGAAGGTGAAATTACAATTGTGGAATTGTTAAATACAATTCAAAAAGGCCTAGACTTTAGAGCTGTAGATGGTATAGCTTTTATGAAAAATGGGAATTACATAAAAACTAATCCTAGAGAGTTAGTTAAAAACATAGATGAAATAGACTATCCGGCATGGGATTTATTTAATATAGATCATTACTCGCTCCTAAGAATGCCAGGTATAGAAAATAAAGAGAGAAGTTTCCCTGTACTTTCGGGTAGAGGATGCACCTTTGAATGTAACTTTTGCTATAGAATGGACAAGGGTTTTAGACCAAGAAGTGCTAAAAGCATAATAGACGAGATAAATATATTGAAAGAAAGATATGCTATTTCATATATAATATTTTCAGATGAGCTTTTAATGAGCTCAAAAGAGCGTACAAGGGAATTGTGTGAAGCTTTTATTGAACATAATGTTGAAGTAAAGTGGGAGTGCAATGGACGACTAAACTACGCAGACGAAGAAATACTACGCTTAATGAAGAAGGCTGGATGTGTGTTTATAAACTATGGAATAGAGTCTTTAGATAATGATACACTGAAAGTTATGAATAAGGCACTGACAAAAGAAGTTATTACGAGAGGAATAGAGAATACGTTAAAAGTAGGCATAAGTCCAGGTTTTAATATAATATATGGGAATATAAATGAACCACTTGAAGCGATAGATGAAGCAGTTGAGTTCTTGTTTAAGTATGATGACCATGCACAGTTAAGAACGATTAGACCAGTAACACCTTATCCTGGTACTCCGCTATTTGAGTATGCTATTGAAAAAGGATACTTAAAAGATATTGAGGACTTTTATGAAAATAAACATACTAATTCAGATCTATTGAGTATAAATTTTACAAAATATTCAGATGAAGAAGTTTATGATAAGTTGAACTGGGCCAATAAAAAGCTTATAGATAAGTATATTGATAATCAAAAAACGAGTATGATGAAAGTCTGTGATGACCTGTACAGAAATAAAAATTCAGAATTTAGAGGCTTTAGACAGACTTAG